The following are encoded together in the Daucus carota subsp. sativus chromosome 5, DH1 v3.0, whole genome shotgun sequence genome:
- the LOC135152776 gene encoding uncharacterized protein LOC135152776, protein MSTTAFEFDGAKFVTNNYAAILDNSEAPSEFHLIQDFLAHSELMYALTQPESFSPSQVLTFWRTARYDDGGDHGSPTLTCEYEGQEYFVSPATVRKALHLPNHNKFHSSVSTQTLRDMMIFFGYSGNTDKMGELKRPHLCKEWSFFYDCITRAFANKCSNFDAIPLFSQQIGYSLIHNLNFDLATSILRFIGDRRTENMNIVYYARFCQLIFSYCFPTVPILEAGNELPFKITKRAFTDLIKKDSKKPQVPVFAIPVTVEDNLKLVMPDKYDPIFSDENIPSSYHQPQDVPSSGPSQKGPVVKSDHQPSSGPSQKGLAVTSSPTRVLRSSKSPSKSSPPPRKRRFLQKISDSDSDHEDVPTPLVSRPRKKVKPTSITDLTVDQPLTSAVNPLEMITVSDPVMVEPLTTVPLTTSTPEADIHMSEPIPETLAQSEDTLPPTSPPTAVPLSEEAPEQPAPKIPEFVQEPLIPVETHVAAPVQEISDKTISEAATAPLCSHTVSIIAADDDDDTDINSVPNVDLAALIADISAQLRETTSDREISQLRISSPVKIPSPAPSSSIPQSIPAQNKVCTLTYSRKMDRAPSSSVEDRLSSIEATQSLMQQTLADLSSSVAQLVQLLTSADVKKGGKVPQDKCKMDQQQKLDDDDEEKDEEKKRDGNTKSNPEKSNSETVLHTQDEENRREKVGSSSKQTQTTQSKSQPLILADNESRALSEQLIEIEENPGVSIEAVRQEEERLAVEKKKISKVKSDEKKQITDSSKKLSSSKRKGIVISEINYADINRPRVYQTKSDSDSRNKGKNVIDGVPSEKKTESELTLATIPESTDQNLASDTAQAENLKEIQLNPAEVKTTWIKTTSDKAQVDTAEPSKKSLFGSLGIGQYTESSLFTQIRDKGTRGKEGRDTTGLGHKKEKIQTSAATIFKDPYPLTEKTGEVVTQKDLDKIESVQILMDTHDGPEDKEKIAIFLESGRNEATKRWSELLKRTIQEKRRFYGISSDAEYVPKITQEDGSEINMDKNSSVIETIAGTRILGYNNEADRPGAIQLGEAMKRCKARALRSAIYQTGEDNEELKTIKAQMIQTLRQIEEDLITHCEFIRPNTSQVYYAPSVLHPLGKWYSVVKSKSRPISESIKISNDIEEAYQEDRSNATSSFSLFVDFEQYGTLPFIRPEEEEEEEEEQEENKEDDDEDDEEEDEDEEEKSDDENENNEDVEDDDDGFDEID, encoded by the exons atgtcgaCCACTGCATTTGAATTCGATGGTGCCAAGTTCGTGACCAACAATTATGCAGCAATTCTTGATAACTCTGAAGCCCCATCAGAGTTTCACTTGATTCAGGACTTCCTCGCTCATAGTGAGCtcatgtatgctctgactcagcctGAGTCCTTCAGCCCTTCTCAAGTGCTCACTTTCTGGAGGACTGCCAGATATGATGATGGGGGTGATCATGGTTCACCAACTCTGACCTGTGAATATGAAGGTCAAGAATATTTTGTGTCCCCAGCAACAgttaggaaggctcttcatcttcctaaTCACAACAAGTTTCACTCCTCTGTATCCACTCAGACTTTAAGAGATATGATGATTTTCTTTGGGTACTCCGGGAACACTGACAAAATGGGAGAGCTCAAACGTCCACACCTAtgcaaggagtggagtttctttTATGACTGCATCACCAGAGCATTTGCCAACAAATGCAGTAATTTTGATGCTATACCCCTCTTCAGtcaacaaattgggtattctctgatccacAATCTCAATTTTGATTTAGCTACTTCTATTCTGAGATTTATAGGTGATAGGAGAACAGAGAATATGAACATAGTTTATTatgctagattttgtcagctaATATTCTCTTATTGCTTCCCTACTGTTCCTATTCTTGAAGCTGGTAATGAGTTGCCTTTTAAAATTACCAAGCGTGCATTTACTGATTTGATTAAAAAGGACAGTAAGAAACCACAAGTCCCTGTCTTTGCTATTCCTGTAACTGTAGAGGACAATTTGAAGCTGGTAATGCCAGATAAATATGATCccatattctctgatgagaatatacctTCTTCTTACCACCAGCCACAAGATGTACcatcctctggtccttcccaaaaagggccagttgtaaaatctgaccaccaaccatcctctggtccttcccaaaaagggctaGCTGTAACATCTTCACCAACCAGAGTGTTGAGATCTTCTAAATCCCCTTCTAAATCTTCTCCTCCACCCAGGAAGAGAAGATTCTTACAGAAAatctcagactctgactctgatcaTGAAGATGTACCAACACCTCTTGTCTCCAGACCAAGGAAGAAGGTTAAGCCTACATCAATCACTGATCTAACTGTAGATCAACCTCTGACGTCAGCAGTTAATCCTCTTGAAATGATCACAGTCTCTGATCCTGTGATGGTGGAACCACTCACTACAGTTCCTCTGACCACTTCAACTCCAGAAGCTGATATTCATATGTCAGAACCTATTCCtgaaactctggctcagtcAGAGGATACTTTGCCTCCTACATCACCACCAACTGCTGTGCCATTATCAGAAGAGGCTCCAGAACAACCTGCACCTAAAATTCCAGAGTTTGTTCAAGAACCTCTGATTCCAGTTGAGACTcatgttgcagctcctgttcaggagaTCTCAGACAAGACAATCTCTGAAGCAGCTACAGCTCCTTTGTGTTCTCACACAGTCAGCATTATAGcagctgatgatgatgatgatacagaTATAAACTCTGTTCCAAATGTTGACTTAGCTGCTCTGATAGCTGATATCTCTGCTCAACTCAGAGAAACTACATCTGATAGAGAAATCTCTCAACTCAGAATATCTTCACCTGTCAAGATTCCCTCACCAGCTCCTTCCTCTTCCATTCCTCAGTCAATACCTGCACAGAACAAAGTCTGCACACTGACTTACTCAAGAAAAATGGACAGAGCTCCATCTTCATCAGTGGAAGACAGATTATCATCcattgaagctactcagagcttaatgcagcaaactctggctgacCTGAGCTCCTCagtagctcagctggttcaacttctcacctctgctgatgtcaaaaagggggggAAAGTACCACAAGACAAATGCAAAATGGATCAGCAACAGAAgttagatgatgatgatgaagaaaaggatgaagaaaagaagagagATGGCAACACAAAGTCAAACCCTGAAAAGTCAAACTCTGAAACAGTGTTACACACTCAGGATGAAGAAAATAGAAGAGAAAAGGTTGGAAGCAGCTCAAAACAGACTCAGACTACTCAGTCTAAATCTCAACCTCTGATTCTAGCTGACAATGAATCAAGAGCTCTTTCTGAGCAATTGATTGAGATTG AAGAGAATCCTGGAGTCTCAATTGAAGCTGTCAGACAAGAAGAAGAGAGGTTGGCTGTTGAGAAAAAGAAGATCAGcaaagtaaagtctgatgaaaagAAGCAGATCACTGATTCCTCAAAGAAATTATCTTCTTCAAAGAGAAAAGGAATAGTGATCAGTGAAATTAATTATGCTGATATCAATAGACCAAGAGTCTATCAGACAAAGTCTGACTCTGATTCAAGAAACAAAGGGAAGAATGTCATTGATGGTGTTCCATCAGAAAAGAAAACTGAATCAGAACTGACACTTGCAACAATTCCTGAGTCTACTGATCagaatttagcctctgacaCTGCTCAAGCTGAAAACTTGAAGGAAATTCAGCTGAATCCAGCTGAAGTAAAAACCACCTGGATAAagacaacctctgacaaggctcaagttgacaCAGCTGAACCAAGTAAGAAGAGCttgtttggaagccttggtataGGACAGTACACGGAAAGCTCTTTGTTCACACAGATCAGAGATAAAGGAACAAGAGGAAAAGAAGGAAGGGACAcaactggtctaggtcacaAGAAAGAGAAGATTCAGACCAGTGCTGCAACTATCTTCAAAGACCCATATCCTCTCACTGAGAAGACTGGAGAAGTTGTAACACAAAAAGACCTTGATAAAATAGAGTCAGTACAAATtctgatggatactcatgatgggccagaagataaagagaaaattgctatatttttggaatctggcaga aatgaagcaaccaagAGATGGTCTGAGCTGTTGAAAAGAACTAtccaagagaaaagaagattttatgggataaGTTCTGATGCAGAGTATGTTCCTAAGATAACtcaagaagatggttcagagaTTAATATGGATAAAAATAGTTCTGTCATAGAAACTATAGCTGGAACCAGAATTTTGggttacaataatgaagctgataGACCAGGAGCTATTCAACTGGGAGAAGCCATGAAAAGATGCAAGGCAAGggccttgagatcagctatataccagacaggagaagaCAATGAAGAATTGAAGACTATCAAAGCTCAGATGATACAGACTCTgagacaaattgaagaagatctgatcactcactg tgagtttattcggcctaacactTCCCAAGTTTACTATGCTCCTAGTGTATTGCATCCACTTGGCAAATGGTATTCGGTCGTCAAGTCTAAAAGTCGCCCGATAAGCGAATccatcaaaatatcaaatgataTTGAAGAAGCTTATCAAGAAGATAGATCAAATGCCACTAGTTCATTCTCCTTATTTGTCGATTTTGAACAATATGGAACATTACCGTTCATTCGACCTGAagaggaggaggaagaagaagaagaacaagaagagAATAAAGAAGATGACGACGAAGATGACGAAGAAGAAgacgaagatgaagaagaaaaaagTGATGACGAGAATGAAAATAATGAGGATGtagaggatgatgatgatggatttgatgaaattgattaa